One stretch of Candidatus Limnocylindria bacterium DNA includes these proteins:
- the secF gene encoding protein translocase subunit SecF, translating to MVRFVERKWWYFGLSGLLIVPGLIFLLLGGLKPGIEFKGGTLLDVRFDTPPAVADVSDVLTGLGRREAIVQVAEGGRIEIRTFEMKPDELVATEAALRAKFGTNVKDVNPSTVSPSFSGELIDNAVRSIALASVLIVLLIAFAFRNFGWAAFRYGIAAIISLLHDAAVVLGLFGILGYLFNIEIDSLFVTAVLTIIGFSVHDTIVVFDRIRENLRLNPGEALNPVINFSIMQTLARSVITSLTVVLTLLALYLFGGFSMRNFALALLVGIVSGTYSSIFNASQIISLWQEVEDRLRHRASPAPA from the coding sequence ATGGTGAGGTTCGTCGAGCGCAAGTGGTGGTACTTCGGTCTGTCCGGCCTCCTCATCGTTCCCGGACTCATCTTCCTGTTGCTCGGCGGGCTGAAGCCGGGGATCGAGTTCAAGGGCGGAACGCTCCTCGACGTGCGGTTCGACACGCCGCCGGCGGTAGCGGATGTCTCCGACGTGTTGACCGGCCTCGGGCGGCGCGAAGCGATCGTGCAGGTCGCCGAGGGCGGCCGGATCGAGATCAGGACCTTCGAGATGAAGCCGGACGAGCTGGTGGCGACAGAGGCCGCGCTCCGCGCCAAGTTCGGCACGAACGTGAAGGACGTGAATCCATCGACCGTCAGCCCGTCGTTCAGCGGGGAGCTCATCGACAACGCCGTGCGCTCGATCGCGCTCGCGTCGGTGCTGATCGTCCTGCTCATCGCGTTCGCCTTCCGGAACTTCGGCTGGGCGGCGTTCCGCTACGGCATCGCGGCCATCATCTCGCTTCTCCATGACGCCGCGGTGGTCCTCGGTCTCTTCGGGATCCTGGGCTATCTCTTCAATATCGAGATCGACAGCCTCTTCGTAACGGCGGTCCTGACGATCATCGGCTTCTCGGTACACGACACCATCGTGGTGTTCGACCGGATCCGCGAGAACCTGCGGCTGAACCCGGGCGAGGCCCTGAATCCGGTCATCAACTTCTCGATCATGCAGACCCTTGCACGGTCCGTGATCACGTCGCTGACGGTCGTCCTGACGTTGCTGGCGCTATACCTGTTCGGGGGCTTCTCGATGCGAAACTTCGCGCTGGCGCTGCTGGTAGGCATCGTATCCGGGACGTATTCGTCGATCTTCAACGCCAGCCAGATCATCTCGCTGTGGCAGGAGGTGGAGGACCGCCTTCGGCATCGGGCTTCCCCGGCACCCGCTTAA